From a region of the Rouxiella sp. S1S-2 genome:
- a CDS encoding DNA translocase FtsK 4TM domain-containing protein, with amino-acid sequence MSQEYTEDKDVTLKKLSSSRRILEAVLVVVAVFAIYLMAALISFNPSDPSWSQTSWHGPIHNLGGGVGAWMADTLFFIFGVLAYAIPPIMLCLCWASFRQRDNQDYIDYFTLSLRLIGTLALVLTSCGLAALNIDDLYYFASGGVIGSLLGTAMTPWFNNVGATLVLLCVWAAGLTLFTGWSWLTIAEKIGGTVLGVTTFMTNRSRRDDDYDYEYDSRDEHDDTLLKNHHDEEEEEAHSPASPTQVATAATVAVSATAIADDDDVLFSAPSVNETTTPQAAAALNAVPAVSSEAPVSPVSVVNAAVQPPAQPQSAPLVQPAASAPQPEMPPLYSFEIPEETPAPRTVQANASPQSRRYDEPQLGNWNQVAEPQHERSPFDFSSTPEVGSVAATAALATGLAQAGKSAASEAGNMFMPAFSAVSDENPQIKKGFGPELPRPNPVKLPTRRELASYGIKLPSQRIAEQQEQEAARQQAQAAQIPQPQTSSVEDEEAMQEAALRQAWVDQQNQRYGQEDEPSEDDEDALLQAQLRQQFAAREQSRYQSEPEQAESQPYQETHTRQQAPQYQETPRVNPVSSQNISTHDAFNFSPMADLVDDTPVEPLFTLPPHVEESVQPVSYSQNAASAAAEPPRPVEPPKPVMDSLIHPALMRNEQPVSRPTTPLPSLDLLTSAPATEEPVDMFALEQTAQLIEARLNDYRIKAEVVDKLPGPVITRFELDLAPGVKAARISNLSRDLARSLSTVAVRIVEVIPGKPYVGLELPNKKRQTVYLREVLDCPQFKNDPSPLTVVLGKDISGQPVVADLAKMPHLLVAGTTGSGKSVGVNAMILSMLYKATPEDVRFIMIDPKMLELSVYEGIPHLLTEVVTDMKDAANALRWCVGEMERRYKLMSALGVRNLAGYNEKIKEAEAMGWPIPDPFWKPSDSMGHEPRMLGKEPFIVVLVDEFADLMMTVGKKVEELIARLAQKARAAGIHLVLATQRPSVDVITGLIKANIPTRIAFTVSSKIDSRTILDQGGAESLLGMGDMLYMAPNSSIPIRVHGAFVRDQEVHAVVQDWKARGRPQYIDSIVKGGEEGEGGAGLEEGEELDPLFDQAVEFVVEKRRASISGVQRQFRIGYNRAARIVEQMEAQSIVSTPGHNGNREVLAPPPHE; translated from the coding sequence TTGAGCCAGGAATATACAGAAGATAAAGACGTTACCTTGAAAAAACTCAGCAGTAGCCGCCGTATTCTGGAGGCTGTGCTGGTTGTGGTAGCGGTGTTTGCCATCTATCTCATGGCAGCATTGATAAGTTTCAATCCGTCCGACCCAAGCTGGTCTCAAACCTCTTGGCACGGTCCTATCCATAATTTGGGGGGCGGTGTCGGAGCCTGGATGGCCGATACGCTATTCTTCATTTTTGGCGTGTTGGCGTATGCCATTCCACCTATCATGCTTTGCTTGTGCTGGGCCTCTTTCCGCCAGCGGGACAATCAGGACTATATTGACTATTTTACGCTCTCCCTGCGTTTGATAGGTACGCTTGCACTGGTTCTGACCTCATGTGGTCTGGCCGCGCTCAATATTGACGATCTGTATTACTTTGCCTCAGGCGGAGTGATCGGCAGTTTGCTGGGTACCGCCATGACGCCGTGGTTTAACAACGTAGGTGCCACCCTGGTGCTGCTGTGCGTTTGGGCTGCAGGTCTTACGCTGTTTACCGGTTGGTCGTGGCTGACTATTGCCGAGAAAATCGGCGGAACGGTGCTGGGCGTTACCACTTTTATGACCAACCGGTCGCGTCGCGACGATGATTACGACTATGAGTATGACAGTCGTGATGAGCATGATGATACCTTGCTCAAAAACCATCATGACGAGGAAGAAGAGGAAGCCCATTCACCCGCTTCTCCCACACAGGTTGCTACTGCGGCAACGGTGGCGGTTTCTGCGACGGCAATCGCCGATGACGATGATGTTCTTTTCTCAGCGCCTTCTGTTAATGAAACCACCACGCCACAGGCTGCTGCCGCGTTAAACGCTGTTCCGGCAGTTTCAAGCGAGGCCCCTGTAAGCCCTGTTTCCGTGGTAAATGCCGCGGTGCAACCGCCTGCTCAGCCGCAGTCCGCGCCACTGGTTCAGCCTGCAGCATCGGCCCCGCAGCCTGAGATGCCGCCGTTGTACAGTTTTGAGATTCCTGAAGAAACACCGGCGCCAAGAACCGTTCAAGCGAATGCCTCACCTCAGTCTCGCCGCTATGACGAGCCTCAGCTTGGTAATTGGAATCAGGTCGCCGAGCCGCAGCATGAACGTTCACCGTTTGATTTCAGCTCGACGCCTGAGGTAGGTAGCGTTGCGGCAACGGCTGCACTGGCAACCGGCTTGGCACAGGCAGGAAAATCGGCTGCATCTGAAGCGGGCAATATGTTTATGCCGGCATTTAGCGCAGTGAGTGACGAAAATCCGCAAATCAAGAAAGGCTTTGGCCCAGAATTACCGCGTCCAAATCCTGTAAAATTGCCGACTCGGCGTGAGCTAGCATCCTACGGCATTAAACTGCCGTCGCAGCGCATTGCTGAACAGCAAGAGCAGGAAGCTGCACGCCAGCAGGCACAGGCCGCGCAAATTCCGCAGCCGCAAACATCTTCTGTTGAAGATGAAGAGGCCATGCAGGAGGCGGCGCTGAGGCAGGCGTGGGTCGACCAGCAGAATCAGCGCTATGGGCAAGAGGATGAACCGAGCGAAGACGATGAAGATGCACTGTTGCAAGCTCAACTGCGTCAGCAGTTTGCTGCCCGTGAGCAATCGCGCTATCAGTCCGAACCCGAGCAGGCGGAGTCGCAGCCTTATCAGGAGACGCATACTCGTCAGCAAGCGCCTCAGTATCAGGAAACGCCTCGTGTCAATCCTGTTTCAAGCCAAAATATCAGCACGCATGACGCATTTAACTTCTCGCCGATGGCCGACTTGGTTGACGATACGCCGGTTGAACCGCTATTTACACTTCCACCGCACGTGGAAGAGTCGGTACAGCCCGTTTCTTACAGCCAGAACGCGGCTTCTGCAGCTGCTGAGCCACCGCGGCCTGTAGAACCACCAAAACCGGTTATGGACAGTTTGATCCATCCGGCATTAATGCGTAATGAGCAGCCAGTCAGTAGACCAACTACGCCATTGCCAAGCCTCGATTTGCTGACGTCGGCGCCGGCTACGGAAGAACCTGTCGACATGTTTGCACTCGAGCAAACTGCGCAGCTAATCGAAGCGCGACTGAATGATTATCGTATCAAGGCAGAGGTTGTCGATAAGCTGCCGGGGCCGGTAATCACCCGTTTTGAACTGGATTTGGCTCCGGGTGTAAAAGCCGCGCGTATCTCGAATCTCTCGCGCGACCTTGCGCGTTCACTGTCCACCGTGGCGGTGCGTATTGTTGAAGTGATACCTGGCAAACCTTATGTGGGTCTGGAACTGCCGAACAAGAAGCGCCAGACCGTTTACCTGCGCGAAGTGCTCGACTGTCCACAGTTTAAAAACGATCCTTCTCCGTTAACCGTGGTGCTGGGTAAAGATATTTCCGGCCAACCGGTGGTGGCAGACCTGGCAAAAATGCCGCACCTGCTGGTGGCGGGTACGACAGGGTCGGGTAAATCAGTGGGCGTTAACGCCATGATCCTGAGCATGCTTTATAAGGCAACGCCTGAAGACGTGCGCTTTATCATGATTGACCCGAAAATGCTCGAGTTGTCAGTATATGAAGGCATTCCACACTTGCTTACCGAGGTGGTCACCGACATGAAAGATGCGGCCAATGCGCTGCGCTGGTGTGTGGGTGAAATGGAACGTCGCTATAAGCTGATGTCTGCTCTGGGTGTGCGTAACCTTGCCGGTTATAACGAGAAAATTAAAGAAGCCGAAGCCATGGGCTGGCCAATCCCCGATCCGTTCTGGAAGCCTAGCGACAGCATGGGTCATGAGCCGAGAATGCTGGGTAAAGAGCCGTTTATCGTGGTGCTGGTCGACGAATTTGCCGATCTGATGATGACCGTGGGTAAAAAAGTGGAAGAGCTGATTGCTCGTCTTGCGCAGAAAGCGCGAGCTGCAGGTATTCACCTTGTTCTGGCGACTCAACGACCCTCGGTTGACGTTATCACCGGTCTTATCAAAGCTAACATCCCGACGCGCATCGCCTTTACCGTGTCGAGCAAAATTGACTCGAGGACCATTCTCGACCAGGGTGGCGCAGAATCGCTGCTGGGTATGGGTGACATGCTGTATATGGCCCCTAACTCCTCGATTCCGATCCGCGTTCATGGTGCATTTGTTCGTGACCAAGAAGTTCACGCCGTGGTTCAGGACTGGAAAGCTCGCGGTCGTCCGCAGTACATTGACAGTATCGTCAAAGGCGGAGAAGAGGGCGAAGGGGGGGCAGGGCTCGAAGAAGGCGAGGAGCTTGATCCGCTGTTCGATCAGGCCGTGGAGTTTGTGGTTGAAAAACGCCGTGCTTCAATCTCCGGTGTTCAGCGTCAGTTCCGTATCGGGTACAACCGTGCGGCACGTATCGTTGAGCAAATGGAGGCGCAGTCGATTGTCAGCACACCAGGCCACAACGGCAACCGGGAAGTTCTTGCTCCACCACCTCATGAATAA
- the lrp gene encoding leucine-responsive transcriptional regulator Lrp: protein MVDNKKRPGKDLDRIDRNILNELQKDGRISNVELSKRVGLSPTPCLERVRRLERQNFIHGYTALLNPHYLDASLLVFVEITLNRGAPDVFEQFNAAVQKLEDIQECHLVSGDFDYLLKTRVPDMSAYRKLLGETLLRLPGVNDTRTYVVMEEVKQTNRLVIKTR, encoded by the coding sequence ATGGTAGATAACAAGAAACGTCCGGGAAAAGATCTCGACCGTATTGACCGTAACATTCTTAATGAGCTGCAAAAGGATGGCCGGATCTCTAACGTCGAGCTTTCCAAACGCGTAGGTTTGTCTCCTACGCCATGTCTGGAGCGCGTTCGTCGTTTAGAACGTCAGAATTTCATTCATGGCTACACTGCGTTGCTTAATCCTCACTATCTGGATGCTTCGTTGTTGGTGTTCGTTGAGATTACCCTCAACCGTGGTGCACCGGATGTGTTTGAGCAATTCAATGCGGCAGTACAAAAACTAGAAGATATTCAGGAGTGTCACTTGGTTTCCGGGGACTTCGACTACTTGTTGAAAACCCGTGTACCGGATATGTCTGCTTACCGTAAACTGCTTGGCGAAACGCTTCTTCGTTTACCAGGCGTTAACGACACCCGTACCTATGTGGTAATGGAAGAAGTGAAACAGACTAACCGCCTGGTAATTAAAACCCGGTAA
- the trxB gene encoding thioredoxin-disulfide reductase, with the protein MGTVKHSKLLILGSGPAGYTAAVYAARANLNPVLITGIEKGGQLTTTTEVENWPGDPEGLTGPGLMERMHEHATKFNTEIIFDHINRVDLQTRPFRLFGDSEEYTCDALIIATGASARYLGLPSEEAFKGRGVSACATCDGFFYRNQKVAVVGGGNTAVEEALYLANIASEVHLIHRRENFRAEKILIDRLNEKATNGNIVLHTNQTLDEVLGDEMGVTGANLRDVHNDELKKLDVAGMFIAIGHSPNTGIFDGQLELENGYIKVQSGIQGNATQTSIPGVFAAGDVMDHIYRQAITSAGTGCMAALDAERYLDGLAQAHFE; encoded by the coding sequence ATGGGTACGGTAAAACATAGTAAGTTATTGATTTTAGGCTCTGGCCCTGCGGGTTATACCGCGGCAGTCTATGCTGCACGCGCAAACCTCAATCCGGTTTTAATTACCGGAATCGAAAAAGGCGGTCAATTGACCACCACCACTGAAGTGGAAAACTGGCCGGGAGACCCTGAAGGCTTAACTGGACCGGGCCTGATGGAGCGTATGCATGAACACGCGACCAAATTTAATACGGAAATCATTTTTGACCATATTAACCGCGTCGATCTGCAAACTCGCCCCTTCCGCCTGTTTGGTGACAGCGAAGAATATACCTGTGATGCGCTAATTATTGCCACAGGTGCCTCAGCTCGCTATTTAGGTTTGCCTTCGGAAGAAGCCTTTAAAGGCCGCGGCGTTTCTGCCTGTGCAACCTGCGACGGCTTCTTCTACCGCAATCAGAAAGTCGCGGTAGTGGGCGGCGGGAATACTGCCGTTGAAGAAGCGCTGTACCTGGCCAACATCGCGTCCGAGGTTCATTTGATTCACCGTCGCGAAAACTTCCGCGCCGAAAAAATCCTGATTGATCGTCTGAACGAGAAAGCCACTAACGGCAATATTGTGCTGCACACTAATCAGACGCTGGATGAAGTATTGGGCGACGAAATGGGCGTAACCGGTGCAAACCTGCGTGACGTTCACAACGACGAGCTGAAAAAGCTGGACGTTGCCGGTATGTTTATCGCTATCGGTCACAGTCCTAACACCGGAATTTTCGACGGACAGCTGGAACTCGAGAATGGCTACATCAAAGTCCAGTCAGGGATCCAAGGCAACGCGACGCAAACCAGTATTCCTGGCGTATTCGCAGCCGGCGACGTAATGGACCATATCTATCGTCAAGCCATCACTTCAGCGGGCACCGGCTGTATGGCCGCGCTGGACGCAGAACGTTATCTTGACGGTCTGGCGCAGGCTCATTTTGAATAA
- the cydD gene encoding cysteine/glutathione ABC transporter permease/ATP-binding protein CydD: MNKTRQQELLRWLKQQSARAKRWTRLSMMLGLLSGLLILAQAWLLAGLLHSLIVVHTPRETLWQSFLFLALTFILRAVITWLREQVGFICGRIIREEIRRLVLDRLQVLGPAWIQGKPAGSWATLILEQIEDMQDYYARYLPQISLAGIVPLLILVSIFPINWAAGLILLATAPLIPIFMALVGMGAADANRRNFQALARLSGQFLDSLRGLDTLRLFYRAEAEINQIKSSTENFRARTMEVLRLAFLSSAVLEFFASISIAVVAVYFGFSYLGELNFGHYGTPVTLFAGFLVLILAPEFFQPLRDLGVFYHAKAQAVGAAESLLEFLTAEAEHPTAGNAHWNASGPISLTAKDLHILSPQGAHLAGPLDFNLSAGRSVAIVGLSGAGKSSLLNALLGFMPYQGQLAVSGQELREIVPTEWRQQISWVGQNPHLPEPTLRQNILLAQPDANAQRLNEVIEQADVSEFLVLLPEGVDTLIGEDAARLSVGQAQRVAVARALLSPCSLLLLDEPVASLDAESEGSVMRALNQAAKKQTTLLVTHRLEDTAQFDEVWVMDKGLLVEKGTYQQLSEQSGHFARLLAQRTRELPL, encoded by the coding sequence ATGAACAAAACACGGCAACAAGAATTACTCCGCTGGCTTAAACAACAAAGTGCCAGAGCCAAGCGGTGGACTCGTCTTTCCATGATGTTGGGCCTGCTATCGGGTCTTCTCATTCTTGCCCAGGCCTGGTTGCTGGCCGGGCTACTGCACAGTCTTATCGTCGTTCACACCCCGCGCGAGACCCTCTGGCAAAGCTTCTTGTTTTTGGCATTGACGTTTATCCTGCGTGCCGTGATCACCTGGCTGCGTGAACAAGTAGGTTTTATCTGTGGCCGAATTATTCGCGAAGAAATTCGTCGGCTGGTGCTCGACAGGCTGCAAGTACTGGGGCCGGCGTGGATACAGGGCAAACCCGCGGGCAGTTGGGCGACGCTTATCCTCGAGCAAATTGAAGACATGCAAGATTATTATGCTCGTTATTTGCCACAGATTTCTCTGGCGGGCATTGTACCGCTGTTGATTTTGGTCAGTATTTTTCCCATTAACTGGGCGGCAGGGCTTATTCTGCTCGCCACTGCGCCACTGATCCCGATTTTCATGGCACTGGTTGGCATGGGCGCCGCCGACGCCAACCGTCGCAATTTTCAGGCCTTGGCTCGCCTAAGCGGACAGTTCCTCGACAGCCTGCGCGGACTCGACACACTGCGACTGTTTTACCGTGCCGAAGCAGAGATAAATCAAATCAAAAGCTCTACAGAAAACTTCCGCGCACGCACCATGGAAGTTCTGCGCCTCGCCTTTCTCTCTTCTGCGGTACTGGAATTCTTTGCGTCTATTTCGATTGCAGTCGTCGCGGTTTACTTCGGCTTCTCCTACCTCGGTGAACTCAATTTCGGCCATTACGGCACACCGGTGACGCTGTTTGCAGGCTTCCTGGTGCTTATTCTTGCGCCGGAATTTTTCCAGCCGCTGCGCGATTTAGGCGTTTTCTATCATGCCAAGGCGCAAGCTGTCGGCGCTGCTGAAAGTCTGCTGGAATTTTTGACTGCTGAAGCAGAACACCCCACAGCGGGAAACGCGCATTGGAACGCATCGGGGCCGATTTCGCTTACGGCGAAAGATTTGCATATTTTATCGCCTCAGGGCGCGCACCTCGCCGGTCCGTTGGACTTCAACCTTTCCGCAGGACGCAGCGTGGCGATCGTTGGGCTGAGTGGCGCCGGTAAGAGTTCACTGCTTAATGCACTGCTCGGATTTATGCCCTATCAGGGCCAGTTAGCCGTTAGTGGTCAAGAACTGCGCGAAATAGTCCCCACCGAATGGCGTCAGCAAATTAGCTGGGTGGGCCAAAACCCGCATTTACCCGAACCCACCCTGCGACAAAATATTCTGCTTGCCCAGCCAGACGCCAACGCACAACGCCTTAACGAGGTTATCGAGCAGGCCGACGTCAGTGAGTTTTTAGTGCTATTGCCAGAAGGCGTTGATACGTTGATTGGCGAAGATGCGGCGCGACTTTCCGTCGGGCAGGCACAGCGAGTGGCTGTAGCCCGTGCCCTGCTCTCCCCCTGTTCGCTGTTGTTGCTTGATGAGCCCGTCGCCAGCCTCGATGCTGAAAGCGAGGGAAGTGTCATGCGCGCACTTAATCAAGCGGCAAAAAAACAAACTACCCTGCTGGTCACTCATCGGCTTGAGGACACGGCGCAGTTCGACGAAGTCTGGGTTATGGACAAAGGGTTGCTGGTTGAAAAAGGCACCTATCAACAGCTGAGCGAACAGTCGGGGCACTTTGCCAGACTGCTGGCACAGCGCACGCGGGAGCTGCCGCTATGA